In Candidatus Berkelbacteria bacterium, the DNA window TTTTAGAAAGTATTGGTGAAGGATTAGTGGTGACCGATATCTCTGGCAAGATAATGGTAGTTAATCGACAAGCAGAGGAGATGTTCGGCATACCTTCGCGGGAGATGATCGGCAAGAAGTGGTCGAAGACCGTAAAGGCACGTTACCCGGATGGGGCGGAGCTAACCGATGAACAACGTCCGAGCCTACTGTCGATAACTAGACACCGCAAAGTAAACCATCCCCACCTTATTTTTTCGACTCGTCGTGTTAAAGAGCTCGCAGTGGCTATTACCTCGACGCCGATACTGATAGGTAAGACAGTCATCGGATCGGTCTCGGTTTTCCGCGATATCAAAGAAGAGCGCGAGATTGATCTGGCTAAAACCGAGGTTATCTCATTTACTTCGCACCAGCTGCGCACCCCGCTCTCGGTTATCAACTGGTATAGCGAGGTGTTGCTGAAGGGTAATCGTGGCAAACTGACTCGTCCACAACACGAGTATCTAAAAGTTATTCATTTTACGACACGTAGAATGATTGAGCTGGTGAATACTTTCCTTAGTATTTCGCGGATTCAGCTTGGGAAATTAGTTGTAGAGTATGCGCCAGTTGACGTACGAAAGGTTGTCACCGAAGTTTACAAGGAATTAATCCCTCAAGTGACGCAGCGTGACCTTAAATTTACTACGCAGTTTGACGAAAAACTGCCAAAAATCATC includes these proteins:
- a CDS encoding PAS domain S-box protein — its product is MTRRRLDELTDVLAQISVGDLSANVRIPKKEDEFTDLYVGVQLILEVFRENIKYFEAANEDLARNIEKVEASSLVIEQEKVIDEAILESIGEGLVVTDISGKIMVVNRQAEEMFGIPSREMIGKKWSKTVKARYPDGAELTDEQRPSLLSITRHRKVNHPHLIFSTRRVKELAVAITSTPILIGKTVIGSVSVFRDIKEEREIDLAKTEVISFTSHQLRTPLSVINWYSEVLLKGNRGKLTRPQHEYLKVIHFTTRRMIELVNTFLSISRIQLGKLVVEYAPVDVRKVVTEVYKELIPQVTQRDLKFTTQFDEKLPKIISDAKLLRIVFQNLFGNAVKYTPDKGSISVEVSVIRPKDNLPISEGVLVVIRDTGYGIPRKQQDKVFTKLFRAENAKIIDTEGAGLGLYMVKSILNHTGGDIWLRSRINRGTVFFVVLPHQPKIEEKSR